The following proteins come from a genomic window of Edaphobacter sp. 4G125:
- a CDS encoding HEAT repeat domain-containing protein has product MKTKFLLPATLFASLLSVPVTLTALEPATLEPLPHAGDIYAPDDQNSPYAEGTRAINEGRWSDAGSIFSKIASQRGDRADAALYWKAYAENKEGQSARALETCADLGRSYSKSRWITECDALRIEIRGASGNPVQPQSTPDDDLKMLALNALMQQDEGRAMPILQQILQKPGPDKLKEKALFVLANSNTPEAQNAIAQIARGQSNPQLQVRAIRMYAAIKGKQSTSMLSDVYQHSSDEAVKRAILQSYLVSGSPDKLMEAARGEQNPNLVKAAIQSLGAMGAISDLSTLYRDKKDTQARTAILNALVAAGPKGSEMLNTIATTEQDPELRRRAIRNLGVTGGKAAAPSLVAAYQSSSDVESKRAALDGLFISGDATDLVSLARSEKNPELKQAIVSKLSIMHSKEATDYMMEILNK; this is encoded by the coding sequence CTCCCGACGACCAGAACAGCCCTTACGCTGAGGGCACACGCGCCATCAACGAGGGACGTTGGTCCGATGCGGGATCAATCTTCTCAAAGATTGCATCGCAACGTGGAGACCGTGCCGACGCAGCACTCTACTGGAAGGCCTACGCCGAAAATAAAGAAGGGCAATCCGCCCGTGCCCTAGAGACCTGCGCGGACCTTGGCCGAAGCTATTCCAAGAGCCGCTGGATTACAGAGTGCGATGCCCTTCGCATTGAGATTCGCGGCGCAAGCGGAAATCCGGTTCAGCCGCAGTCCACACCGGATGACGACCTGAAGATGCTGGCCCTGAATGCGCTGATGCAGCAGGACGAAGGCCGGGCCATGCCGATTCTCCAGCAGATCCTCCAGAAGCCGGGTCCCGACAAACTCAAAGAGAAGGCCCTCTTCGTGCTGGCCAACAGCAATACTCCGGAAGCACAAAACGCCATCGCCCAGATTGCGCGTGGCCAATCGAACCCTCAGCTTCAGGTTCGGGCGATTCGCATGTATGCAGCGATCAAGGGCAAACAGTCAACCTCCATGCTCAGCGATGTGTACCAGCATTCGTCAGATGAAGCAGTGAAGCGCGCCATCTTGCAGTCGTATCTCGTCTCCGGCTCTCCGGACAAGCTGATGGAAGCTGCTCGCGGCGAGCAGAATCCCAACCTGGTCAAGGCTGCGATCCAGTCTCTGGGAGCGATGGGGGCCATCTCTGATCTTTCCACGCTCTATCGCGACAAGAAGGACACGCAGGCGCGGACGGCCATCCTCAATGCCCTGGTCGCCGCTGGACCAAAGGGCTCCGAGATGTTGAATACCATCGCCACCACGGAACAAGACCCAGAATTGCGTCGCAGAGCGATCCGCAATCTCGGAGTCACGGGAGGGAAAGCCGCTGCTCCTTCTCTAGTCGCTGCCTATCAGAGCAGTTCTGATGTCGAGTCGAAGAGGGCTGCTCTCGATGGGCTGTTCATCTCCGGCGATGCGACCGATCTCGTTTCTCTTGCCCGCTCCGAAAAGAACCCCGAGCTGAAACAGGCCATCGTCTCCAAACTCAGCATCATGCACAGCAAAGAAGCTACCGACTACATGATGGAGATTCTCAACAAATAG
- a CDS encoding HEAT repeat domain-containing protein: MNSHLAIALLLSASAVAFSGQQSGQPRVSDTQFSTEAVGPGLSATVTRFQHSNQPLWIGYEVPSLARSHSSSCSDSYGSSSDDGCCGEYRLEGSRDSLIETTQKSEPGRMYVLLRLDHGAIVKVRPVNAGCRLNAGGVPFTWITGVQPEDSVRYLAQLASQPQAENRVTEGSLASLAMHATPAATNELSTLASPPSATRLREKAAFWLGAERGHDGRLVLEKLVRTEQDPKLREKLTFDLSINKDPASTDDLLALAKSDTNPGVRAQAMFWLAQKAGKKATEALTNAIENDPDQQVKKKAVFALSQLPKDEGIPQLIHVAQTNSNPAVRKDAFFWLGQSKDPRALAYLESVLKQ, translated from the coding sequence ATGAACAGCCATCTTGCCATTGCCCTGCTCCTCAGCGCGTCTGCAGTCGCCTTCTCGGGACAGCAATCCGGTCAGCCGCGCGTCTCTGATACGCAGTTCAGCACCGAGGCCGTAGGCCCGGGACTGTCCGCGACGGTGACGCGATTTCAGCACTCCAACCAGCCTCTATGGATTGGATATGAAGTTCCATCTCTTGCACGAAGCCATTCATCTTCATGTAGCGATTCATATGGCTCCTCGTCTGACGATGGATGCTGCGGTGAATATCGACTCGAAGGCTCGCGAGACAGTTTGATTGAAACGACACAGAAGTCCGAACCCGGCAGGATGTATGTACTGCTGCGGCTCGATCATGGAGCTATCGTCAAGGTTCGCCCCGTCAACGCAGGCTGCCGCCTCAATGCCGGCGGCGTTCCCTTTACCTGGATCACAGGAGTGCAACCTGAAGACAGCGTTCGCTATCTCGCGCAGCTTGCCAGCCAGCCGCAAGCCGAAAATCGTGTAACTGAAGGCTCACTCGCTTCTTTGGCGATGCATGCGACTCCAGCAGCTACTAATGAACTGTCCACGCTCGCTTCTCCGCCAAGCGCCACACGGCTACGCGAAAAGGCTGCCTTCTGGCTCGGAGCCGAGCGCGGACACGACGGCCGGCTTGTTCTCGAGAAGCTTGTGCGCACCGAGCAAGACCCGAAGCTCCGTGAGAAGCTGACTTTCGATCTCTCTATCAACAAAGACCCAGCCTCGACCGATGATCTGCTTGCCCTCGCCAAGTCCGATACAAACCCCGGAGTTCGTGCCCAGGCAATGTTCTGGCTCGCCCAGAAGGCAGGCAAGAAGGCCACCGAGGCGCTAACCAATGCCATCGAGAACGATCCGGACCAGCAGGTCAAGAAGAAAGCCGTCTTCGCGCTAAGCCAGCTTCCGAAGGATGAAGGGATTCCACAACTGATTCATGTCGCCCAGACCAACTCCAACCCGGCAGTCCGTAAGGATGCCTTCTTCTGGTTGGGCCAATCCAAAGATCCCCGAGCGCTGGCTTATCTGGAATCCGTACTGAAACAGTAA